A stretch of Helicobacter pylori DNA encodes these proteins:
- a CDS encoding pyridoxal phosphate-dependent aminotransferase has protein sequence MPYSSKIQSLSESATIAISTLAKELKSQGKDILSFSAGEPDFDTPQAIKDAAIKALNNGFTKYTPVAGIPELLKAIAFKLKKENNLDYEPSEILVSNGAKQSLFNAIQALIGEGDEVVIPVPFWVTYPELVKYSGGVSKFIQTDEKSRFKITPKQLKDALSPKTKMLILTTPSNPTGMLYSKAELEALGEVLKDTPIWVLSDEIYEKLVYKGEFVSCAAVSEEMKKRTITINGLSKSVAMTGWRMGYAASKDKKLVKLMNNLQSQCTSNINSITQMASIVALEGLVDKEIETMRQAFEKRCDLAHAKINAIEGLNALKPDGAFYLFINIGSLCGGDSMRFCHELLEKEGVALVPGKAFGLEGYVRLSFACSEEQIEKGIERIARFVKSKG, from the coding sequence ATGCCCTATTCCTCTAAAATCCAATCCCTTTCAGAATCCGCAACGATCGCTATCAGCACACTCGCTAAAGAATTGAAATCGCAAGGAAAAGATATTTTGAGTTTTTCAGCGGGCGAGCCTGATTTTGACACCCCGCAAGCGATTAAAGATGCGGCTATAAAAGCCCTAAATAATGGATTTACCAAATACACTCCAGTGGCTGGGATTCCTGAATTACTCAAAGCGATCGCTTTTAAATTGAAAAAAGAAAACAACTTGGATTATGAACCGAGTGAAATTCTAGTGAGCAATGGTGCTAAGCAGAGCTTGTTCAATGCGATTCAAGCCTTAATAGGGGAGGGCGATGAAGTGGTTATCCCTGTGCCTTTTTGGGTAACTTACCCTGAGCTTGTGAAATACAGCGGTGGGGTGAGTAAATTCATTCAAACCGATGAAAAAAGCCGCTTTAAAATCACCCCCAAGCAGCTTAAAGATGCCTTAAGCCCCAAAACGAAAATGCTCATTCTCACCACCCCATCAAACCCTACCGGCATGCTTTATAGTAAGGCGGAGTTAGAGGCTTTAGGCGAAGTTTTAAAAGACACTCCAATTTGGGTGCTTAGCGATGAAATTTATGAAAAGCTTGTTTATAAGGGGGAGTTTGTTTCTTGCGCGGCGGTGAGTGAAGAGATGAAAAAACGCACCATTACCATTAATGGCTTGAGCAAGTCAGTAGCGATGACGGGTTGGCGTATGGGCTATGCGGCGAGCAAGGATAAAAAATTAGTCAAATTGATGAATAACTTGCAAAGCCAATGCACTTCCAATATCAATTCTATCACGCAAATGGCTTCTATTGTGGCGCTTGAGGGGTTGGTGGATAAGGAAATTGAAACGATGCGTCAGGCTTTTGAGAAGCGCTGTGATTTAGCCCACGCAAAAATCAATGCGATTGAAGGGTTGAATGCTCTAAAACCTGATGGGGCGTTTTATCTGTTTATCAACATTGGCAGTCTTTGTGGGGGGGATTCGATGCGATTTTGCCATGAATTGTTAGAAAAAGAAGGCGTGGCGTTAGTGCCTGGAAAGGCTTTTGGATTGGAAGGCTATGTCCGTTTGTCTTTTGCATGCTCAGAAGAACAGATTGAAAAGGGGATTGAACGCATCGCTCGCTTTGTCAAATCAAAGGGGTAA
- the xerH gene encoding tyrosine recombinase XerH: protein MKHPLEELKDPIENLLLWIGRFLRYKCTSLSNSQVKDQNKVFECLNEFNRAFISSSQLEKVCKKARSAGLLGINTYALPLLKFYEYTKKLSLRSLKSIDEVMLAEFLSIYTGGLSLATKKNYRIALLGLFSYIDKQNQDGNEKSYIYNITLKNISGTNQSAGNKLPTHLNNEELEKFLESIDKIEMSAKVRARNRLLIKIIVFTGMRSNEALQLKIKDFTLENGCYTILIKGKGDKYRAVMLKAFHIESLLKEWLIERELYPVKNDLLFCNQKGTALTQAYLYKQVERIINFAGLRREKNGAHMLRHSFATLLYQKRHDLILVQEALGHASLNTSRIYTHFDKERLKEAASIWEEN from the coding sequence ATGAAACACCCCCTAGAAGAATTAAAAGACCCCATAGAAAATCTTTTGCTATGGATTGGACGCTTTTTGCGTTATAAATGCACAAGCCTGTCTAATTCCCAAGTGAAAGACCAAAACAAGGTTTTTGAATGCTTGAACGAATTCAATCGTGCGTTCATCAGCTCAAGCCAATTGGAAAAAGTTTGCAAAAAAGCCCGCAGTGCCGGATTACTAGGTATCAACACCTACGCACTGCCCCTACTCAAATTCTACGAATACACAAAAAAGCTTTCTTTAAGATCGCTCAAAAGCATTGATGAAGTCATGTTGGCTGAATTTTTGAGTATTTATACCGGAGGTTTGAGTTTAGCCACTAAGAAAAACTACAGAATCGCCCTACTAGGGCTTTTTAGCTATATAGACAAGCAAAATCAAGATGGAAATGAAAAATCTTATATCTATAATATCACGCTTAAAAACATCAGCGGAACCAATCAAAGCGCGGGCAACAAGCTCCCTACTCATTTAAACAATGAAGAATTAGAAAAATTTTTAGAGAGCATTGATAAAATAGAAATGTCCGCTAAAGTGCGCGCACGAAACCGCCTACTCATTAAAATCATCGTTTTTACAGGCATGCGCTCTAATGAAGCTTTGCAGCTTAAAATAAAGGATTTTACTTTAGAAAATGGCTGTTATACGATTTTGATTAAAGGTAAGGGCGATAAATACAGGGCGGTGATGCTCAAAGCTTTCCACATTGAGAGCCTTTTGAAAGAATGGCTCATAGAGAGGGAATTGTATCCTGTTAAAAACGATTTATTGTTTTGCAACCAAAAAGGCACGGCTTTAACGCAAGCGTATTTGTATAAGCAAGTGGAGCGCATCATCAATTTTGCAGGACTCAGGCGAGAGAAAAATGGGGCGCACATGTTAAGGCATTCTTTTGCGACTTTGCTTTATCAAAAACGCCATGATTTGATTTTAGTTCAAGAAGCTCTAGGGCATGCGAGCTTGAACACGAGCAGGATTTACACGCATTTTGACAAAGAGCGTTTAAAAGAAGCGGCGAGCATTTGGGAAGAAAATTAA
- a CDS encoding sulfite exporter TauE/SafE family protein has translation MDIYVLYIAIGLFTGILSGIFGIGGGLIIVPIMLATGHSFEESIGISILQMALSSFVGSVLNFKKKSLDFSLGLLIGAGGLIGASFSGFVLKIVSSKILMVIFALLVVYSMIQFVLKPKKKDLIADTKRYHLQGLKLFLIGALTGFFAITLGIGGGMLMVPLMHYFLGYDSKKCVALGLFFILFSSISGAFSLIYHHIINKEVLLAGAIVGLGSVMGVSIGIKWIMGLLNEKMHKALILGVYGLSLLIILYKLFF, from the coding sequence ATGGATATTTATGTGTTATACATAGCGATAGGGCTTTTTACTGGCATTCTATCTGGGATTTTTGGCATTGGTGGGGGGTTGATCATTGTCCCTATCATGCTCGCAACCGGGCATTCTTTTGAAGAATCCATCGGCATTTCCATTTTGCAAATGGCGCTTTCATCGTTTGTTGGCTCTGTTTTGAATTTCAAAAAAAAATCGCTTGATTTTTCTTTAGGCTTGTTGATAGGGGCAGGGGGGCTGATAGGGGCGAGTTTTAGCGGATTTGTTTTAAAAATCGTTTCCAGTAAAATTTTAATGGTAATTTTTGCACTTTTAGTCGTGTATTCTATGATCCAATTTGTTTTGAAACCCAAAAAAAAAGATTTGATAGCGGATACTAAACGCTACCATTTGCAAGGTTTAAAATTATTTTTAATTGGCGCGCTCACAGGGTTTTTTGCCATCACTTTAGGGATTGGTGGGGGGATGCTCATGGTGCCTTTGATGCATTATTTTTTAGGGTATGATTCTAAAAAATGCGTGGCGTTGGGGTTATTTTTTATTCTGTTTTCTTCTATTTCAGGAGCTTTTTCTTTAATCTATCACCACATCATCAATAAAGAAGTGCTCTTAGCAGGGGCGATTGTGGGCTTAGGCTCTGTTATGGGCGTGAGCATTGGGATTAAATGGATCATGGGGCTTTTGAATGAAAAAATGCATAAAGCTTTGATTTTGGGGGTGTATGGTTTGTCGTTATTGATTATTTTATACAAACTCTTTTTTTAA
- a CDS encoding Gfo/Idh/MocA family protein, whose product MLFAMIGSGGFIAPKHLQAIRDTGHFLDCSFDVHDSVGVLDEYFPQSEFFTNIEDFEKHLEQSRAMGKEINYLSVCTPTHTHFDHIRFGLRNGMHVICEKPLVLDPGEIQELKDLEVKHQKRVFSLLPLRLHCDTLALKEKIKSELDKNPEKVFDITLTYISVQGKWYFSSWRADVNRSGGLATQMGINIFDALIYLFGGVKDKVINRDETDCVGGILFLEHAKIRWFFSINPEHMGVAKEKVYRRMIIEGEEINLTQSFDNLYIESYKQILAQGGFGLDEATASIKLAYELRNLSLSEPNEDSHALCCKNKTDQ is encoded by the coding sequence ATGCTTTTTGCTATGATTGGTTCAGGGGGATTTATCGCTCCCAAGCACTTGCAAGCGATTAGAGATACAGGGCATTTTTTGGATTGCTCTTTTGATGTTCATGATAGCGTGGGGGTTTTAGATGAGTATTTCCCGCAATCAGAGTTTTTTACCAATATTGAAGATTTTGAAAAGCATTTAGAGCAATCTAGGGCTATGGGTAAAGAAATCAACTATTTGAGTGTTTGCACGCCCACGCACACGCATTTTGATCATATTCGTTTCGGGTTAAGAAACGGCATGCATGTGATTTGTGAAAAACCCTTAGTTTTAGACCCTGGCGAAATACAAGAATTGAAAGATTTAGAGGTGAAACACCAAAAAAGGGTGTTCAGTCTTTTGCCCTTGCGCTTGCATTGCGACACGCTGGCTTTGAAAGAAAAAATTAAGAGCGAATTAGACAAAAACCCTGAAAAGGTGTTTGACATCACGCTCACTTATATCAGCGTTCAAGGGAAATGGTATTTTTCTTCATGGCGAGCGGATGTGAATAGGAGTGGGGGGCTAGCCACTCAAATGGGCATAAACATTTTTGATGCTTTAATCTATTTGTTTGGAGGCGTTAAAGACAAGGTTATCAACAGAGACGAGACTGATTGTGTGGGGGGGATACTCTTTTTAGAGCATGCCAAAATAAGATGGTTTTTTTCCATCAATCCAGAACACATGGGAGTGGCTAAAGAGAAAGTTTATCGCAGAATGATTATAGAAGGTGAAGAAATCAATCTCACGCAGAGCTTTGATAACCTGTATATAGAAAGCTACAAACAGATTTTAGCTCAAGGGGGGTTTGGTTTAGATGAAGCTACGGCGTCTATTAAATTGGCTTATGAATTAAGGAATCTCTCTCTTAGCGAACCCAATGAAGATTCGCATGCTTTGTGTTGCAAAAATAAAACAGACCAATAA
- a CDS encoding ribonucleoside-diphosphate reductase subunit alpha: MITVVKRNGRIEPLDITKIQKYTKDATDNLEGVSQSELEVDARLQFRDKITTEEIQQTLIKTAVDKIDIDTPNWSFVASRLFLYDLYHKVSGFTGYRHLKEYFENAEEKGRILKGFKEKFDLEFLNSQIKPERDFQFNYLGIKTLYDRYLLKDANNHPIELPQHMFMSIAMFLAQNEQEPNKIALEFYEVLSKFEAMCATPTLANARTTKHQLSSCYIGSTPDNIEGIFDSYKEMALLSKYGGGIGWDFSLVRSIGSYIDGHKNASAGTIPFLKIANDVAIAVDQLGTRKGAIAVYLEIWHIDVMEFIDLRKNSGDERRRAHDLFPALWVCDLFLKRVLEDAMWTLFDPYECKDLTELYGQDFEKRYLEYEKDPKIIKEYINAKDLWKKILMNYFEAGLPFLAFKDNANRCNPNAHAGIIRSSNLCTEIFQNTAPNHYYMQIEYTDGTIEFFEEKELVTTDNNITKCANKLTSTDILKGKPIYIATKIAKDGQTAVCNLASINLSKINTEEDIKRVVPIMVRLLDNVIDLNFYPNRKVKATNLQNRAIGLGVMGEAQMLAEHQIAWGSKEHLEKIDALMEQISYHAIDTSANLAEEKGVYKDFENSEWSKGIFPIDKANNEALKLTEKGLFNHACDWQGLREKVKANGMRNGYLMAIAPTSSISILVGTTQTIEPIYKKKWFEENLSGLIPVVVPNLNVETWNFYTSAYDIDAKDLIKVAAVRQKWIDQGQSINVFLRIENASGKTLHEIYTLAWKLGLKSTYYLRSESPSIDEKSVLDRSVECFNCQ, encoded by the coding sequence TTGATTACGGTGGTTAAACGAAACGGGCGCATTGAGCCTTTGGACATTACCAAAATCCAAAAATACACTAAGGACGCTACGGACAATTTAGAGGGCGTGAGCCAAAGTGAGCTGGAAGTGGATGCGAGGTTGCAATTCAGGGACAAGATCACTACTGAAGAAATCCAACAAACTTTGATTAAAACCGCTGTGGATAAAATAGATATTGACACGCCTAATTGGAGTTTTGTCGCTTCAAGGCTTTTTTTGTATGATTTATACCATAAAGTGAGTGGTTTTACAGGGTATAGGCATTTGAAAGAGTATTTTGAAAACGCTGAAGAAAAGGGCCGCATCCTTAAGGGCTTTAAGGAAAAATTTGATTTAGAGTTTTTAAATAGCCAGATCAAGCCTGAAAGGGATTTCCAATTCAATTATTTAGGGATTAAAACCTTGTATGATCGCTATTTGTTAAAAGACGCTAACAATCACCCTATTGAATTGCCCCAGCACATGTTTATGAGCATTGCGATGTTTTTGGCGCAAAACGAACAAGAACCTAACAAAATCGCTTTAGAATTTTATGAAGTGTTGAGCAAGTTTGAAGCGATGTGCGCGACCCCCACTCTAGCGAACGCGCGCACCACCAAACACCAACTCAGCTCATGCTATATTGGCAGCACGCCGGATAATATTGAGGGGATTTTTGACAGCTATAAGGAAATGGCGCTGTTGTCCAAATACGGCGGGGGGATTGGCTGGGATTTTTCTTTAGTGCGCTCTATTGGGAGTTATATTGATGGGCATAAAAATGCGAGCGCTGGCACGATCCCTTTTTTGAAAATCGCTAACGATGTGGCGATTGCGGTGGATCAATTAGGCACACGAAAGGGTGCGATTGCGGTGTATTTGGAAATCTGGCACATTGATGTGATGGAGTTCATTGATTTAAGGAAAAATAGCGGCGATGAAAGGCGAAGAGCGCATGATTTGTTCCCGGCTCTTTGGGTGTGCGATTTGTTTTTGAAAAGGGTTTTAGAAGACGCGATGTGGACTTTGTTTGACCCTTATGAGTGTAAGGATTTGACTGAGCTTTATGGGCAGGATTTTGAAAAACGCTATTTAGAGTATGAAAAAGATCCCAAAATCATTAAAGAATACATCAACGCTAAAGATTTATGGAAAAAAATCTTAATGAATTATTTTGAAGCCGGCTTGCCTTTCTTAGCCTTTAAAGATAACGCCAATCGGTGCAACCCAAACGCTCATGCAGGAATCATTCGATCGTCTAATTTATGCACGGAGATTTTTCAAAACACCGCACCCAACCACTACTACATGCAAATAGAATACACCGATGGCACCATAGAGTTTTTTGAAGAAAAAGAGTTGGTAACCACAGATAATAATATCACTAAATGCGCTAACAAGCTCACTAGCACGGATATTCTTAAGGGCAAGCCAATCTATATCGCTACTAAAATCGCTAAAGACGGGCAAACGGCGGTGTGCAATCTAGCGAGCATCAATTTAAGCAAGATCAACACCGAAGAAGACATTAAAAGGGTCGTGCCGATCATGGTCAGGCTTTTAGACAATGTGATTGATTTGAATTTCTACCCTAACCGCAAAGTCAAAGCCACCAATTTACAAAATAGAGCCATAGGGTTAGGGGTTATGGGTGAAGCGCAAATGCTCGCAGAACACCAAATCGCTTGGGGGTCTAAAGAGCATTTAGAAAAAATTGACGCTTTAATGGAGCAAATCAGCTACCATGCGATTGACACGAGCGCGAATCTAGCGGAAGAAAAAGGGGTTTATAAGGATTTTGAAAATTCAGAATGGAGTAAGGGGATTTTCCCTATTGATAAAGCCAATAATGAAGCCTTAAAGCTCACCGAAAAAGGGCTTTTCAATCACGCTTGCGATTGGCAAGGTTTGAGGGAAAAAGTCAAAGCCAATGGCATGCGTAATGGCTATTTAATGGCGATCGCTCCCACAAGCTCCATTTCTATTTTAGTAGGCACAACCCAAACGATTGAACCCATTTATAAGAAAAAATGGTTTGAAGAAAATTTGAGCGGGCTAATTCCTGTGGTAGTGCCTAATTTGAATGTAGAAACTTGGAATTTTTACACATCAGCCTATGATATTGACGCTAAAGATTTGATTAAAGTAGCGGCCGTGCGCCAAAAGTGGATCGATCAAGGCCAAAGCATCAATGTGTTTTTACGCATAGAAAACGCTAGCGGTAAAACCTTGCATGAAATCTACACGCTCGCTTGGAAATTGGGACTCAAATCCACTTATTATTTGCGTAGCGAAAGCCCTAGCATAGATGAAAAAAGCGTGTTGGATCGATCGGTGGAGTGTTTTAATTGCCAATAA
- a CDS encoding pantothenate kinase encodes MKGFVMSGSKACVVVLCGAMANVAIAGPKIEARGQLGRDIGGGVGAGMGGAMGGMIGALGGPWGTVFGAGIGGGIGAYSGAEIGDRVEDFIRGVDREPQAPREPTYDRHFVYDR; translated from the coding sequence ATGAAAGGATTTGTTATGAGTGGATCAAAAGCTTGTGTAGTGGTTTTATGCGGTGCAATGGCTAATGTGGCTATAGCTGGTCCTAAAATAGAGGCAAGGGGTCAGCTTGGCAGAGATATAGGAGGTGGTGTTGGAGCTGGAATGGGTGGTGCAATGGGTGGAATGATTGGGGCTCTTGGAGGTCCGTGGGGTACTGTGTTTGGTGCAGGCATTGGTGGTGGAATAGGGGCATATTCTGGGGCTGAAATAGGCGATAGGGTAGAAGATTTTATCCGTGGCGTTGATAGAGAGCCGCAAGCTCCAAGAGAACCCACCTATGATCGTCATTTTGTGTATGATAGGTAG
- a CDS encoding pantothenate kinase: MSGLRTFSCVVVLCGAMVDAAIAGPRIEARGQFGRDLGGDIGSAMGAARGPAGAAIGGQLGREIGDRVEDFIRDFINREPQAKEPQTREPQTPREPIRDLYDYGYSFGHAW, translated from the coding sequence ATGAGTGGATTAAGAACATTTAGTTGTGTAGTGGTTTTATGCGGTGCAATGGTTGATGCGGCTATAGCTGGTCCTAGAATAGAAGCAAGGGGTCAGTTTGGTAGAGATTTGGGAGGAGATATTGGTTCAGCAATGGGAGCTGCCAGAGGTCCAGCAGGAGCTGCGATTGGGGGTCAGCTTGGTCGGGAAATAGGCGATAGGGTAGAAGATTTTATCCGTGATTTCATAAACAGAGAGCCTCAAGCTAAAGAGCCACAAACTAGAGAGCCACAAACCCCAAGAGAACCTATCCGTGATCTTTATGATTACGGCTATAGTTTTGGGCATGCTTGGTGA
- the glmU gene encoding bifunctional UDP-N-acetylglucosamine diphosphorylase/glucosamine-1-phosphate N-acetyltransferase GlmU has translation MLSVIILAAGKGTRMHSSLPKTLHTICGEPMLFYILETAFSISDDVHLVLHHQQERIKEAVLKRFKGVIFHTQIVEKYSGTGGAIMQEDKTPIPTQHERVLILNADMPLITKDALTPLLESQNNAIGLLHLADPKGYGRVVLENHQVKKIVEEKDANDEEKEIKSVNAGVYFFERKFLERYLPKLNNQNAQKEYYLTDLIALGIKGNEKIDAIFLEEECFLGVNSQTERAKAEEIMLERLRKNAMDSGVMMQLPSSIYLEKGVSFKGECVLEQGVRLIGNCLIEDAHIKAYSVIEESQIVNSSVGPFAHARPKSVICDSHVGNFVETKNATLQGAKAGHLSYLGDCEIGKNTNVGAGVITCNYDGKKKHQTIIGENVFIGSDSQLVAPINIGSNVLIGSGTTITKDIPSGSLSLSRAPQTNIENGYFKFFKKP, from the coding sequence ATGCTTTCTGTAATCATACTAGCCGCTGGCAAAGGCACTCGCATGCATTCTAGCCTGCCTAAAACTTTGCACACGATTTGCGGGGAGCCTATGTTATTTTACATTTTAGAAACGGCTTTTTCAATCAGTGATGATGTGCATCTTGTCTTACACCACCAACAAGAACGCATTAAAGAAGCGGTGTTAAAGCGTTTTAAGGGCGTAATCTTTCACACTCAAATCGTGGAAAAATATTCAGGGACAGGTGGGGCCATCATGCAAGAAGATAAAACGCCTATTCCCACTCAACATGAGCGGGTTTTGATTTTGAATGCGGACATGCCCTTAATCACTAAAGACGCTCTCACCCCCTTATTAGAAAGCCAGAATAACGCTATAGGCTTACTGCATTTAGCTGACCCTAAAGGTTATGGGCGCGTTGTTTTAGAAAACCATCAGGTTAAAAAGATTGTAGAAGAAAAGGACGCTAATGATGAAGAAAAAGAAATTAAAAGCGTGAATGCTGGCGTGTATTTTTTTGAAAGAAAGTTTTTAGAAAGATACTTGCCCAAGCTTAATAACCAAAACGCCCAAAAAGAATACTATCTCACGGATTTAATCGCTTTGGGTATTAAGGGGAACGAAAAAATTGACGCTATTTTTTTAGAAGAAGAGTGTTTTTTAGGGGTGAATAGCCAAACAGAAAGGGCGAAAGCTGAAGAAATCATGCTAGAAAGACTGCGAAAAAACGCCATGGACTCGGGGGTAATGATGCAATTACCTAGTAGTATTTATTTAGAAAAAGGCGTGAGTTTTAAGGGGGAGTGCGTTTTAGAGCAAGGGGTGCGTTTGATTGGGAATTGCTTGATAGAAGATGCACATATTAAGGCTTATAGCGTGATAGAAGAGAGCCAAATTGTTAATAGCAGTGTGGGGCCGTTTGCCCATGCGCGCCCTAAAAGCGTGATTTGTGATAGCCATGTGGGGAATTTTGTAGAGACTAAAAACGCTACACTCCAAGGCGCTAAAGCGGGGCATTTGAGCTATTTAGGGGATTGCGAGATAGGGAAAAACACAAATGTGGGGGCTGGCGTGATCACTTGCAATTATGATGGTAAAAAGAAACACCAAACGATCATCGGTGAAAATGTCTTTATAGGGAGCGATAGCCAGCTAGTCGCCCCTATAAATATCGGCTCTAATGTCTTAATCGGCAGCGGCACCACCATCACTAAAGACATTCCTAGCGGTTCGTTGAGCCTTTCACGCGCCCCTCAAACCAACATTGAAAACGGGTATTTTAAGTTTTTTAAGAAACCTTAA
- the fliP gene encoding flagellar type III secretion system pore protein FliP (The bacterial flagellar biogenesis protein FliP forms a type III secretion system (T3SS)-type pore required for flagellar assembly.): MRFFIFFILICPLICPLMSADSTLPSVNLSLNAPNDPKQLVTTLNVIALLTLLVLAPSLILVMTSFTRLIVVFSFLRTALGTQQTPPTQILVSLSLILTFFIMEPSLKKAYDTGIKPYMDKKISYTEAFEKSALPFKEFMLKNTREKDLALFFRIRNLPNPKTPDEVSLSVLIPAFMISELKTAFQIGFLLYLPFLVIDMVISSILMAMGMMMLPPVMISLPFKILVFILVDGFNLLTENLVASFKMV, from the coding sequence TTGCGTTTTTTCATTTTTTTCATTCTCATTTGCCCTTTAATATGCCCTTTAATGAGCGCTGATAGCACTTTGCCTAGCGTCAATCTCTCTTTAAACGCTCCTAACGATCCTAAGCAGCTTGTAACCACCCTTAATGTCATCGCTCTGCTCACGCTTTTAGTTTTAGCCCCATCGTTGATTTTAGTGATGACGAGTTTCACCCGTTTGATCGTGGTGTTTTCTTTTTTAAGGACCGCTTTAGGCACGCAACAAACCCCCCCCACTCAAATTTTAGTCTCGCTCTCTTTGATATTGACTTTTTTCATCATGGAACCTAGCTTGAAAAAGGCTTATGATACAGGGATTAAGCCTTATATGGATAAAAAGATTTCTTACACCGAAGCGTTTGAAAAAAGCGCTCTGCCTTTCAAGGAATTCATGCTTAAAAACACACGAGAAAAGGATCTAGCGCTTTTTTTTAGGATTAGGAATTTGCCTAACCCTAAAACCCCTGATGAGGTGAGTTTGAGTGTTTTGATCCCGGCGTTTATGATAAGCGAGTTGAAAACAGCGTTTCAAATCGGCTTTTTACTCTACTTGCCTTTTTTGGTGATTGATATGGTGATCAGCTCTATTTTAATGGCGATGGGCATGATGATGCTCCCGCCTGTAATGATTTCTCTGCCTTTTAAAATTTTGGTGTTTATTCTAGTAGATGGGTTTAATTTATTGACCGAAAATTTAGTGGCGAGTTTTAAAATGGTTTGA